In the Candidatus Afararchaeum irisae genome, TGAGGGTTACAGTTCCTCTGTGTGTGTCGTCTGCTGTTTTAGTTGACATTTTTATCACATCACATCGCTGTTGCCGTGAACGCCCGGAATATGAGTATTCCCTGTATGAAGAGGGCTATGCCGCCGACTACGAGGACGGCACGTACCGTCTTCTCAGCCTTACGGCTCCATCCCTGTTCGGTAGCTATCGTGTATACGCCGTTGAAGCCGTGGTATATAGAGAAGCCTAGGAGGAGTATAGCGATCGTCTGGTAGAGGAGTGCGGAGATCTCTACGGTTCCGAACTGACCCGATATAACTCCCTGTGTCATCCTCTCGACTGTGTTCGAGAAGTTGACCTCGGCGCCTCCGACTATGAAATGCTCTACGGCGAAGTGGAATCCGAGTAGGACGATCAGACCGACTCCCGTGACTCTCTGGAGTAGCCAGCCTCTGTACGCCCTTCCGCTGGGTTCCTTGCCTTCCTCCATCATAGTAACCACTCCCATCCCATGAAGAAGGGTACTCCTACTGCTACCACAGCCGCACTTACGGCGACGCTGAGGTAGAAGAGCTGTTCCTGTATGTCGAGACCTACCGTCATGTCGAAGAGGACTACGCGTGTTCCGTTGAGTGCGTGGAACACGAAAGCCGCGAAGAGACCGAGTTCGAGAACCTTTACGATCGTGAGGCTCTCGAATCCGTGTATGATCGAGTTGAACGCCTCGGGTCCCATCCAGTAGGCTGTCCCGAGGACGATGAGATGCATCACGAGGTATAACGTCAGGACTAAGCCCGTGATCCTATGTAGATAAAAAGCCCAGGTTCCGGGCTCGAAGTCCCTCCAGCGACTGAAGTCCTCTATGCGTCCTCTGTCAAGACTCATTGTTAGATATGACTCTTTTATCCGTTATAGTAGTTTCTTTAGGGCTGAGCCCCTGCCTCTGCCTCCGCCTCCGCCTCTGGGTTCTTCTCGTCCTTGAGCCTCTCGACACGTCTCTTGTGTAGCTCCCTGAGGTAGGCTACGTCATCCATGTCGTCGGGAGTCTCGACGGGCTGATACTCGTTGCCGTCTGTGACCTCGACGGCGTCCCTGTCAGATTCGAAGACCGTCGACTCGATGACCCTGTTCGACCAGTCACGTACCTGTAGGAGCCAGACGCCGTCCTCGTCTGTCGAGTATAGTCCTACGAGGTCGTCTCCTACGGTGTCGCGGGCTATGGGAGAGTCTATCTCGGGAAGACTTTCC is a window encoding:
- a CDS encoding succinate dehydrogenase codes for the protein MGVVTMMEEGKEPSGRAYRGWLLQRVTGVGLIVLLGFHFAVEHFIVGGAEVNFSNTVERMTQGVISGQFGTVEISALLYQTIAILLLGFSIYHGFNGVYTIATEQGWSRKAEKTVRAVLVVGGIALFIQGILIFRAFTATAM
- the sdhC gene encoding succinate dehydrogenase, cytochrome b556 subunit; this encodes MSLDRGRIEDFSRWRDFEPGTWAFYLHRITGLVLTLYLVMHLIVLGTAYWMGPEAFNSIIHGFESLTIVKVLELGLFAAFVFHALNGTRVVLFDMTVGLDIQEQLFYLSVAVSAAVVAVGVPFFMGWEWLL